A stretch of the Streptosporangiales bacterium genome encodes the following:
- a CDS encoding MarR family transcriptional regulator, translating into MYIVGVMTETRPVEALADDLIALSARLVRMVGAMADVSMSATQSRVLARLRDGGPLRVTELARHEHCTQPSMTAAVDRLERAGLVVRRGDADDGRAVLVAVTDEGVRRLSVARASMAAVLVPSIERLSPSERDQLVAHADILRTLMEDPTS; encoded by the coding sequence ATGTATATTGTGGGGGTGATGACCGAGACGAGGCCGGTGGAGGCGCTGGCCGACGACCTGATCGCGCTGAGCGCGCGCCTGGTGCGGATGGTCGGCGCGATGGCCGACGTGTCGATGTCGGCCACGCAGTCGCGGGTGCTCGCGCGGCTGCGCGACGGCGGCCCGCTGCGGGTCACCGAGCTCGCTCGCCACGAGCACTGCACGCAACCGTCCATGACCGCTGCGGTCGACCGGCTCGAACGCGCCGGCCTCGTCGTGCGGCGTGGCGACGCCGACGACGGCCGCGCGGTCCTCGTGGCGGTCACCGACGAGGGCGTACGGCGGCTCTCCGTCGCGCGGGCCTCGATGGCCGCGGTGCTCGTCCCGAGCATCGAGCGGCTGAGTCCGTCGGAGCGCGACCAGCTCGTCGCGCACGCCGACATCCTGCGAACGCTGATGGAGGACCCGACCAGCTGA
- a CDS encoding ATPase, whose translation MARATGWGEVRLHVITGKGGTGKTTVAGALALALAAGGNRTLLVEVEGRQGIAQLFDVPPLPYEERRIAVARDGGEVYALAVDPEAALLDYLDMFYKLGRAGRGLERLGVVDFVTTVAPGLRDVLLTGKAAESVRRRRGSGYAYDHVVVDAPPTGRIARFLNVSSEVAGIARMGPVRTHADLVLGVIRSAQTAVHFVSLLEEMPVQETVDGIGELDRTGIATGKVVVNMTRERLLPADELARIADGTVDAASIEAGLAAAGVAAGERTTEALARQLVDHAQRVQAEDEALGALEKLDRPLLRLPFVAHGIDLGALYDLAEHIEDQVATEAEDA comes from the coding sequence GTGGCACGAGCGACGGGCTGGGGCGAGGTTCGCCTGCATGTCATCACCGGCAAGGGCGGCACCGGCAAGACGACCGTCGCCGGTGCACTCGCGCTCGCCCTCGCCGCGGGCGGCAACCGCACGCTGCTCGTCGAGGTCGAGGGTCGCCAGGGCATCGCGCAGCTCTTCGACGTCCCGCCGCTGCCGTACGAGGAGCGCAGGATCGCGGTCGCCCGCGACGGTGGCGAGGTCTACGCGCTCGCGGTCGACCCGGAGGCTGCCCTGCTCGACTACCTCGACATGTTCTACAAGCTGGGACGTGCCGGGCGCGGACTCGAACGGCTCGGCGTCGTCGACTTCGTGACGACGGTGGCGCCGGGGCTGCGTGACGTGCTCCTCACCGGCAAGGCGGCCGAGTCCGTGCGCCGCCGCCGCGGCAGCGGGTACGCGTACGACCACGTCGTCGTCGACGCGCCGCCCACCGGGCGCATCGCGCGGTTCCTCAACGTGTCGAGCGAGGTCGCGGGCATCGCCCGGATGGGCCCGGTGCGCACCCACGCCGATCTGGTGCTCGGCGTCATCCGGTCGGCGCAGACGGCCGTCCACTTCGTCTCGCTGCTGGAGGAGATGCCGGTGCAGGAGACCGTCGACGGGATCGGGGAGCTCGACCGCACCGGCATCGCCACCGGCAAGGTCGTCGTGAACATGACGCGCGAGCGGCTGCTCCCCGCCGACGAGCTCGCCAGGATCGCCGACGGCACGGTCGACGCCGCCTCGATCGAGGCGGGCCTCGCGGCCGCGGGCGTCGCCGCCGGCGAGCGCACCACCGAGGCACTCGCGCGGCAGCTCGTCGACCACGCCCAGCGCGTCCAGGCCGAGGACGAAGCCCTCGGCGCGCTGGAGAAGCTCGATCGGCCGCTCCTGCGGCTGCCGTTCGTCGCACACGGCATCGACCTCGGCGCGCTGTACGACCTCGCCGAGCACATCGAGGACCAGGTCGCGACCGAGGCGGAGGACGCATGA
- a CDS encoding AAA family ATPase — MTRAASGGESSGASGRVRRAQAPRLAVDTLIGDRRTRIVVCCGSGGVGKTTTAAAIGLRAAELGRSTVVLTIDPARRLAQSLGLAELDNVPRRIDCVDTSNGGDLWAMMLDMKRTFDEIVEAHTDSGRASQILANPFYQSLSAGFAGTQEYMAMEKLGQLRAADEWDLIVVDTPPSRSALDFLDSPERLGRFLDGRFIRLLVGPAKSGGRAYLRMLTAGFGLVAGAVTKVLGAQLLKDAQTFVTALDTMFGGFRERAEATFRLLQARGTAFLVVAAPEPDALREASYFVERLSRDDMPLGGLVLNRVHRTTGTGGRMRLGAERSVAAAETLEESGEHPLAAAALRLHAERLVLAAREGRLRDGFVSAHPRVAIAEVPALPADVHDLDGLRAVGDALAARS, encoded by the coding sequence ATGACGCGGGCGGCGAGCGGAGGAGAGAGCTCGGGAGCGAGCGGGCGCGTCAGGAGAGCACAGGCACCGCGGCTCGCGGTCGACACGCTGATCGGCGACCGGCGCACGCGGATCGTGGTGTGCTGCGGCTCGGGCGGCGTGGGCAAGACCACGACCGCGGCGGCGATCGGCCTCCGGGCCGCCGAGCTCGGCCGCTCGACGGTCGTGCTCACCATCGACCCGGCGCGGCGGCTCGCGCAGTCGCTGGGGCTTGCGGAGCTCGACAACGTGCCGCGCCGCATCGACTGCGTCGACACGTCGAACGGCGGCGACCTCTGGGCGATGATGCTCGACATGAAGCGCACGTTCGACGAGATCGTCGAGGCGCACACCGATTCCGGCAGGGCGAGCCAGATCCTGGCGAACCCGTTCTACCAGTCGCTGTCCGCCGGGTTCGCGGGCACGCAGGAGTACATGGCCATGGAGAAGCTCGGCCAGCTCCGCGCCGCCGACGAGTGGGACCTCATCGTGGTCGACACCCCGCCGAGCCGGTCGGCCCTCGACTTCCTCGACTCGCCCGAACGGCTCGGCCGGTTCCTCGACGGACGGTTCATCCGGTTGCTCGTCGGGCCGGCGAAGAGCGGCGGTCGGGCGTACCTGCGCATGCTCACGGCGGGGTTCGGACTCGTCGCCGGCGCGGTCACCAAGGTGCTCGGCGCCCAGCTGCTGAAGGACGCGCAGACGTTCGTCACCGCGCTCGACACGATGTTTGGTGGGTTCAGGGAACGCGCGGAGGCGACGTTCCGGTTGCTCCAGGCACGCGGCACCGCGTTCCTCGTCGTCGCCGCCCCGGAGCCGGACGCGCTGCGCGAGGCTTCGTACTTCGTCGAACGGCTGTCGCGGGACGACATGCCGCTCGGCGGGCTCGTCCTCAACCGCGTGCACCGCACGACCGGCACCGGGGGACGGATGCGGCTCGGCGCCGAGCGCAGCGTCGCCGCGGCGGAGACCCTGGAGGAGTCGGGCGAGCACCCGCTCGCGGCCGCGGCACTACGGTTGCACGCGGAGCGCCTCGTGCTGGCTGCCAGGGAGGGCCGGCTGCGGGACGGGTTCGTCTCCGCTCACCCTCGTGTCGCCATCGCCGAGGTGCCGGCACTGCCGGCGGACGTCCACGACCTCGACGGCCTCCGCGCGGTCGGCGACGCGCTGGCGGCGCGGAGCTGA
- a CDS encoding WhiB family transcriptional regulator has product MTWNESWAGSAACKGGDPDKLFVRGAEQNHAKRICRHCPVRAECLAYALDYEMEYGVWGGMTERERRSLLRQRTEVSSWRSLFEAAKSDWETASGAA; this is encoded by the coding sequence ATGACGTGGAACGAGTCGTGGGCAGGGTCCGCTGCCTGCAAGGGCGGCGATCCAGACAAGTTGTTCGTCCGGGGCGCCGAGCAGAATCACGCGAAGCGGATCTGCCGACACTGCCCGGTACGTGCCGAATGCCTCGCCTATGCGCTGGACTACGAGATGGAGTACGGCGTGTGGGGCGGCATGACCGAGCGCGAGCGCAGGTCGTTGTTGCGGCAGCGCACCGAGGTCAGCTCCTGGCGCAGCCTGTTCGAGGCCGCCAAGTCCGATTGGGAGACGGCGTCGGGCGCGGCCTGA
- a CDS encoding PASTA domain-containing protein, with protein MAGGHGTTVPVAYPGPVSGNFAPIHILRNLALLVVLSLVAGILVAGIALPAVGGAGLVGKAGADSFESLPSELATPPLPERSRILDRRGNEIATYYREYRVNVPLEKVAPIMRKAIVAIEDYRFYEHGSLDFKGTLRALARNQAGGSTQGGSTLTQQYVKQVQVEQAKSPDEVQKVTNREGAEGYGRKLQELRYAVTMEKKYSKDEILERYLNIIYFGDGAYGVEAAAQHYFSTSASKLTLTQASMLAGLVRSPYAYDPTKHATTAKARRNTVLQRMGETGAISMAEAAKAQKEYLELKVTEFPNSCGQAGKYNGFFCEYVAQEILGNPAFGKTRTDRYNLLVGGGLTIRTSLDPKVQRSAIKAMRNNVSKKSPIAGSLVTVQPGTGKVRAMVVSRDFTTAGKAKKGQLNFNTAVDRAHGGGNGAQFGSNAKAFTLAAALQDGIPLGYEINAPGSIHNLGGFKDCQGRPNFYPSVFNADGEGGGGGVLDLPRGTMKSVNTFFVLLEHRVGLCKTWKMTRSLGMIRSDGTPMKQYPSLTLGSDEVDPLHVSAAYAAFAAKGKYCRPTPFEYVLDTNGKKLPGIGPECKQALSAGAANAVAYAMKNVFSSGGTAAGLGIGRQAYGKTGTTNDGAAGWFTGYTPELATSVSLASPKGAAAQRLRGADLGPRTASGFGKDAAPIWQQTMQRALKGVEPSQVPMPPPNLMRSVHVQVELPDVKGMPVAAATDLLKKKGFEPVVDPTPVDSTEAKGTVARTEPGGGQARPGSKVTLFVSKGPPGATPTARPSTWPTKKPECKPPWCRP; from the coding sequence ATGGCGGGCGGCCACGGAACCACCGTGCCGGTGGCTTACCCTGGACCGGTGTCTGGCAACTTCGCACCGATCCACATCCTGCGTAATCTCGCGCTGCTCGTCGTCCTGAGCCTGGTGGCGGGCATTCTCGTGGCGGGCATCGCCCTGCCCGCGGTCGGTGGTGCCGGACTCGTCGGCAAGGCGGGAGCGGACAGCTTCGAGTCGCTGCCGAGCGAGCTGGCGACGCCGCCCCTGCCCGAGCGATCCCGCATCCTCGACAGGAGGGGCAACGAGATCGCGACCTACTACCGCGAGTACCGCGTCAACGTGCCGCTCGAGAAGGTCGCGCCCATCATGCGCAAGGCGATCGTCGCGATCGAGGACTACCGCTTCTACGAGCACGGCAGCCTCGACTTCAAGGGCACGCTGCGCGCGCTCGCGCGCAACCAGGCGGGCGGCAGCACCCAGGGCGGCTCGACGCTGACGCAGCAGTACGTCAAGCAGGTGCAGGTCGAGCAGGCGAAGTCGCCGGACGAGGTCCAGAAGGTCACCAACCGCGAGGGCGCGGAGGGATACGGCCGCAAGCTGCAGGAGCTCAGGTACGCCGTCACGATGGAGAAGAAGTACTCCAAGGACGAGATCCTCGAGCGCTACCTCAACATCATCTACTTCGGCGACGGCGCGTACGGCGTCGAGGCGGCCGCCCAGCACTACTTCAGCACCTCGGCGAGCAAGCTGACACTCACGCAGGCGTCCATGCTGGCGGGGCTCGTCCGCAGCCCGTACGCCTACGACCCGACCAAGCACGCGACGACGGCGAAGGCCCGCCGCAACACCGTGCTGCAGCGCATGGGCGAGACCGGCGCTATCTCGATGGCCGAGGCCGCGAAGGCCCAGAAGGAGTACCTCGAGCTCAAGGTCACCGAGTTCCCCAACAGCTGCGGCCAGGCCGGCAAGTACAACGGGTTCTTCTGCGAGTACGTCGCGCAGGAGATCCTGGGCAACCCGGCGTTCGGTAAGACGCGCACCGACCGCTACAACCTGCTCGTCGGCGGCGGCCTCACGATCCGCACGTCGCTCGACCCGAAGGTCCAGCGGTCGGCCATCAAGGCGATGCGCAACAACGTGTCGAAGAAGTCGCCCATCGCGGGATCGCTCGTCACGGTGCAGCCGGGCACCGGCAAGGTGCGCGCGATGGTCGTGTCGCGCGACTTCACCACCGCGGGCAAGGCCAAGAAGGGCCAGCTCAACTTCAACACCGCGGTCGACCGCGCCCACGGCGGTGGCAACGGCGCCCAGTTCGGCTCCAACGCCAAGGCGTTCACCCTCGCCGCCGCGCTGCAGGACGGCATCCCGCTCGGCTACGAGATCAACGCACCCGGCAGCATCCACAACCTGGGCGGGTTCAAGGACTGCCAGGGCAGGCCGAACTTCTACCCGAGCGTCTTCAACGCCGACGGCGAGGGCGGCGGCGGCGGTGTGCTCGACCTCCCCCGCGGCACGATGAAGTCCGTCAACACCTTCTTCGTCCTGCTGGAGCACCGGGTCGGGCTGTGCAAGACCTGGAAGATGACCCGCTCGCTCGGCATGATCCGCAGCGACGGCACGCCGATGAAGCAATACCCGTCGCTGACCCTCGGCTCCGACGAGGTCGACCCGCTGCACGTGTCTGCCGCGTACGCCGCGTTCGCCGCCAAGGGCAAGTACTGCCGGCCCACGCCGTTCGAGTACGTCCTCGACACCAACGGCAAGAAGCTTCCCGGCATCGGGCCCGAGTGCAAGCAGGCGCTGAGCGCGGGCGCGGCCAACGCCGTCGCGTACGCGATGAAGAACGTGTTCTCGTCCGGTGGCACCGCCGCCGGTCTCGGCATCGGCCGGCAGGCCTACGGCAAGACCGGCACCACCAACGACGGCGCCGCCGGCTGGTTCACCGGGTACACGCCCGAGCTGGCGACCTCCGTCTCGCTCGCGTCGCCGAAGGGCGCCGCCGCCCAGCGGCTGCGCGGCGCCGATCTCGGGCCGCGGACCGCCTCCGGGTTCGGCAAGGACGCCGCGCCGATCTGGCAGCAGACCATGCAGCGCGCACTCAAGGGCGTAGAGCCGTCCCAGGTGCCGATGCCCCCGCCCAACCTGATGCGCTCAGTGCACGTGCAGGTCGAGCTGCCCGACGTCAAGGGCATGCCCGTCGCCGCGGCGACCGACCTGCTGAAGAAGAAGGGCTTCGAACCCGTCGTCGACCCGACACCCGTCGACTCCACGGAGGCGAAGGGCACGGTCGCCCGCACGGAGCCGGGCGGCGGTCAGGCTCGGCCGGGCAGCAAGGTGACCCTCTTCGTCAGCAAGGGACCGCCGGGCGCCACTCCGACGGCCAGACCGTCGACCTGGCCGACGAAGAAACCCGAGTGCAAGCCGCCGTGGTGCAGACCCTAG
- a CDS encoding GatB/YqeY domain-containing protein, whose protein sequence is MTSLKDRLQQDLTDAMRARDDVRRRTIRMALTAVTTAEVAGDSARRLSDEEVLALLATEAKRRRESADVYTQNGRDDLAEQERLELTVLENYLPSQLGDDELVAIVDEVIAETGASSPRQMGVVMKAVLGRVGKQADGGRVSAVVRDRLTGA, encoded by the coding sequence ATGACATCGCTCAAGGATCGTCTCCAGCAGGACCTCACCGACGCGATGAGGGCGCGCGACGACGTCCGGCGCCGCACCATCCGCATGGCGCTGACGGCGGTCACCACCGCGGAGGTCGCGGGTGACTCGGCCCGCCGACTCAGCGACGAGGAGGTGCTCGCGCTGCTGGCCACCGAGGCCAAGCGGCGCCGTGAGAGTGCCGACGTCTACACGCAGAACGGGCGCGACGATCTCGCCGAGCAGGAGCGGCTCGAGCTCACCGTGCTCGAGAACTACCTGCCGAGCCAGCTCGGCGACGACGAGCTCGTGGCGATCGTCGACGAGGTGATCGCCGAGACGGGCGCGTCGTCACCGAGGCAGATGGGCGTGGTGATGAAGGCCGTGCTCGGCCGGGTCGGCAAGCAGGCCGACGGCGGTCGCGTCTCCGCGGTGGTCCGGGACCGTCTCACCGGCGCCTAG
- a CDS encoding metallophosphoesterase: protein MRASRAVPLGVLGAGAACFAYATLVERNSFRLRRCEIPVLPAGARPLKVLHLSDAHLTPDQLRKIEWMHDLAELEPDLVVNTGDSISHPEALPAYLYAVAPLLDVPGVFVLGSNDRYAPVAKNPLRYLLPGDKGVELKRPQSLPWRELSEAMTARGWLDLDNRRGRLEVGGLTVEFGGVDDSHIDLDRYDDIAGAVDPAADAHLGVLHSPEPRVLDRFVADGYTAMFAGHTHGGQVCVPGYGALVTNCGIDRARVKGLSRYGNAWLHVSAGLGTSPYAPFRFACPPEATLVTLVPHT, encoded by the coding sequence ATGCGTGCCTCTCGTGCAGTTCCGCTGGGCGTCCTCGGTGCCGGCGCCGCGTGCTTCGCGTACGCCACGCTCGTCGAGCGCAATTCGTTCCGGCTGCGCCGGTGCGAGATCCCGGTGCTCCCGGCGGGGGCACGCCCGCTCAAGGTGCTGCACCTCTCCGACGCGCACCTCACACCCGACCAGCTGCGCAAGATCGAGTGGATGCACGACCTCGCGGAGCTCGAGCCCGACCTCGTCGTCAACACCGGCGACTCGATCTCGCACCCCGAGGCGCTGCCGGCGTACCTGTATGCCGTGGCGCCGCTCCTCGACGTGCCGGGCGTGTTCGTCCTCGGGTCGAACGACAGGTACGCGCCCGTGGCGAAGAACCCGTTGCGCTACCTGCTCCCCGGCGACAAGGGAGTCGAGCTGAAGCGGCCCCAGTCGCTGCCGTGGCGCGAACTCAGCGAGGCCATGACCGCGCGGGGCTGGCTCGACCTGGACAACCGGCGCGGGCGGCTCGAGGTCGGCGGGCTCACCGTGGAGTTCGGCGGCGTCGACGACTCGCACATCGACCTGGACAGGTACGACGACATCGCCGGAGCCGTCGACCCGGCCGCCGACGCCCACCTCGGCGTCCTGCACTCCCCCGAGCCGCGCGTCCTCGACAGGTTCGTCGCGGACGGCTACACGGCGATGTTCGCCGGACACACCCACGGCGGCCAGGTGTGCGTCCCCGGCTACGGCGCGCTCGTCACGAACTGCGGCATCGACCGGGCCAGGGTCAAGGGCCTGTCGCGCTACGGCAACGCCTGGCTGCACGTGTCCGCCGGCCTCGGCACCTCGCCCTACGCGCCGTTCCGGTTCGCGTGCCCGCCCGAGGCCACTCTCGTCACGCTCGTCCCGCACACCTGA
- a CDS encoding cellulose-binding protein, producing MSNTSTEFRMARRGYEPAQVDERIRELTQAVEVARRQSVELARRVEELESHQQSSGESSEPTFADLGARIGQILTMAQEEAVELRASGTADAEQCRKEAEGMAVKVRDEADRYAEEKRFQAEAEFEEVIAGAKQKAAEIREQAKRDAASRKGEAEAIFEKQRAKAAKAAAEFETNLAQRRERAEQSLAERTQAAEAHLVSVQERAERTRADAEQIYEEATGKSERLVEDAQRKAREMVTEATGRAERLRAESERELAAVAQRRDSINAQLANVRQMLSTLLGGQSSDLFDQLPSVDDDDPSDAISANKESARAGS from the coding sequence ATGAGCAACACATCCACCGAGTTCCGTATGGCCCGCCGGGGCTACGAACCCGCGCAGGTCGATGAACGCATCCGCGAGCTCACCCAGGCCGTCGAGGTCGCTCGACGCCAGTCCGTCGAGCTCGCTCGACGGGTGGAGGAGCTCGAGTCGCACCAGCAGAGTTCGGGCGAGTCGTCGGAGCCGACGTTCGCAGACCTGGGTGCCCGGATCGGACAGATCCTGACGATGGCTCAGGAGGAGGCCGTCGAGCTCCGCGCGAGCGGGACGGCGGACGCCGAGCAGTGTCGCAAGGAAGCGGAGGGCATGGCGGTCAAGGTCCGCGACGAGGCCGACCGTTACGCCGAGGAGAAGCGCTTCCAGGCCGAGGCCGAGTTCGAAGAGGTCATCGCCGGGGCCAAGCAGAAGGCCGCGGAGATCCGCGAGCAGGCCAAGCGTGACGCCGCCAGCCGCAAGGGTGAGGCCGAGGCGATCTTCGAGAAGCAGCGTGCCAAGGCCGCGAAGGCCGCGGCGGAGTTCGAGACGAACCTCGCCCAGCGCCGCGAGCGTGCCGAGCAGTCGCTCGCGGAGCGCACGCAGGCGGCCGAGGCGCACCTGGTCTCCGTGCAGGAGCGTGCGGAGCGCACGCGTGCCGACGCCGAGCAGATCTACGAGGAGGCGACCGGCAAGTCCGAGCGTCTCGTCGAGGACGCCCAGCGCAAGGCCCGCGAGATGGTCACCGAGGCGACCGGCCGTGCCGAGCGCCTGCGTGCCGAGTCCGAGCGCGAGCTCGCCGCCGTGGCCCAGCGCCGCGACAGCATCAACGCGCAGCTGGCCAACGTCAGGCAGATGCTGTCCACCCTGCTCGGTGGGCAGTCCAGTGACCTGTTCGACCAGCTGCCGTCGGTCGACGACGACGACCCGTCCGACGCGATCTCGGCGAACAAGGAGTCGGCCAGGGCGGGCAGCTAG
- a CDS encoding sarcosine oxidase subunit gamma, whose amino-acid sequence MTADVKERRRRSPLDALARDLAATGGPGSVTFTEWPFRVQVELRVARDGDLGGLEDVLGLALPERVGAFAVAGERQASCLGPRWWLVTDVPEPDVRLECALAGELRASGGEDVSAVDVSAQRTTIDVAGPHARDVLAHGCSLDLHPREFAPGRCAQTMLAKAQVVLQQLDDVPTYRLAVRASFADYLGRWLLDAATEYVR is encoded by the coding sequence GTGACGGCTGACGTCAAGGAACGGCGGCGGCGGAGTCCGTTGGATGCCCTCGCACGGGATCTTGCGGCGACCGGTGGTCCGGGGTCGGTGACGTTCACCGAGTGGCCGTTCCGCGTGCAGGTCGAGCTGCGCGTGGCGCGCGACGGGGACCTCGGCGGGCTCGAGGACGTCCTTGGTCTCGCGTTGCCCGAGCGCGTCGGTGCGTTCGCAGTCGCCGGGGAGCGGCAGGCGTCGTGCCTCGGCCCGCGGTGGTGGCTCGTGACCGACGTCCCAGAGCCGGACGTGCGTCTGGAATGCGCGCTCGCCGGCGAGCTGCGTGCGTCCGGAGGCGAGGACGTTTCCGCGGTCGACGTCTCCGCGCAACGCACGACGATCGACGTGGCGGGACCGCATGCGCGCGACGTCCTCGCGCACGGCTGCTCGCTCGACCTGCATCCGCGGGAGTTCGCGCCCGGCCGGTGTGCGCAGACGATGCTCGCCAAGGCACAGGTCGTGCTGCAGCAGCTCGACGACGTGCCGACGTACCGCCTGGCGGTGCGCGCGTCGTTCGCCGACTACCTCGGTCGCTGGCTCCTCGATGCCGCGACGGAGTACGTGCGGTGA